From Mesorhizobium sp. Pch-S:
TCCTGGACTGGGTAGCGGAGGTGTTCCGGCAGGCCGCGCTTTAGGCCGCTGAAGCGGCAAGGCGGTAATATCACCGTGGGTGGCGGGTGCTTCCCAAAGACCCTCAAGGTCAGCGCGGGGGCCAGGGATCATAGTTTCTTTTGTCGATCAGGTCGTAAGTGACGATGCCGCGCTGCCGGCACCATTGCGAGGCCGTGGTTTCCGCCTCGGCCGTGGCAGCTTCGGTGCGGTCCGGGTTCCGGGCAACAATCCAGCCCGAACCTTCTGTCTCCTGTCCGAGGGCGTCGAAGACAGTGACCTTGTAAAGCATCTGCTCACCGACGCGCAGGATCTCAAGTTCAAGAGACAGGGATTCGGCCACTCGTTCCCCCGAAGCTGTAACGCGATGCGCAAGAACAGATAGTTCAATTCACCAACGTAGTCGCGAGGATTCCCGACGCGACAAGCCGCAGTTGCGCGCGGTCAAAAATTTACCGGATTGTCCAAAGCAAATCCGGTCCCGATTGGAGCATGCGCATGCGACTTCCCGGCTGGATGTTCACCTTTGTCGTTGTCCTGTTCATGCACGGCGTGGCCGCTGCGGAGCCATGGCCGACGGCGGACCCGAAAGCCAGCGGCTGGTCGATGCAGGGGCTTCAGGCGGTCGAGGAGGCTTCGAAGGCGCTGAAGCCGGCGGCCTTCCTGATCGTGCGGGACGGCAAGACGGTTGCCAGCTGGGGCGATGTGAGCGCCAAGATCAACGTCGCCTCGGTGCGCAAGAGCCTGCTCAGCGCACTCTACGGCATCGCGGTTTCAGAAGGGCGCATCGACCTTACGAAAAGCCTGGCCAGTCTCGGGATCGACGACAAGGCGCCCGGCCTGACCGACATCGAGAAGACGGCGACGGTGCGCGACCTCCTGACGGCGCGCTCGGGCATCTACCATCCGGCGGCGCATGAAACCAAGGACATGAAACGCAAGCGGCCGGAGCGCGGCAGCCACGCGCCGGGGTCGTTCTGGTTCTACAACAACTGGGATTTCAACGCGCTGGGCTCGATCTATCGCAAGCTGACCGGCGAGGACATCTTCCAGAGCTTCGAGACGCAGATCGCCCGGCCGATCGGCATGGAAGACTATGTGCCCGGCGACGGTCACTATGTGACCGAGGCTTCCTCCGAACATCCGGCCTATCCGTTCAGCCTCAGTGCCCGCGATGCCGCCCGCTTCGGCCAGCTCTACCTCAATGGCGGGACATGGGCCGGCAAGCAGATCGTGCCCGCCGCCTGGGTGAAAGACTCGACGACGGCCTACTCATGGACGAAGCGCGGGCGGCAGGGCTACGGCTACATGTGGTGGGTGCTACCGGCCGAACAGTGGGGGCCGGGTGCAGCCTATGCCGCCGGCTTCGGTGGCCAGATCATCGCCTATGTGCCGGCCAGGAAACTGGTGGTGGTGCAGATGGTGGATCTGAAGCAGACGCCCAAGGGCATCAAGACCAGCGATTTCATGAAGCTGCTGAAGCAGATCGCGGACGCGGCGCCCTAGGCGGACAAACCCGTCGCATCTCTATGCGGCGGCCCGCCACCCCTCGACTGTCCACGCTGCCCCTCACCCGCCTGCCGGCACCCTCTCCCCGTGAACGGGGAGAGGAAGGCTCCCATCGACGATCCCGCGCGTCACAGACTCCTGCCGTCATAGGCTTCCTGGGCCAGCTCGATCTCGTGCAGGTGGCCAATCGCCCAGTCGAAGGCAGCGCCGAGCGGGACCTGCAGCGTGCGGCCGAGATCGGTGATCGAATATTCGACCGACACCGGCGAGGTCGGGAACACCCTGCGCGCGATCAACCCGTTGCGTTCCAGGCGCCGCAATGCCTGCGTCAGCGCCTTGTGGGTGATGCCTTCCAGCCTGCGCCTGAACTCGTTGAAGCGGGTCGGCTTTTCGATCAGCACGGTGAGGATCATCACCGACCATTTGTTGGCGACCTGATCGAAAAAGGAGCGCGCCGCGCAGTCGGCAAAAAACACCGGATCAACCGCCATGGCGATAGCCTCCCGTATATCTACGCACCAGAAAGTGCATTCTTGATCCTAGATATACGTTGGATATCTAGGATGCAACTTGCGGCGCGACCTTGCGGGCGCAAGCCTTGCAAAGAGGATTTCCATGAACCAGTTCGATCTCTCGCGGCGCGGCCTGCTGAAACTCGCAGGTGCCGCCGCCGTCGTGGCCGCGGCCCCTGCCTCTGCCCGGGCCACCGGCGCTGCCGCGACGGCGAAGCTTTTCTACACCGAGGCCGGCAAAGGCCGGAACCTGATGCTGCTGCATGGCTGGACCTGCGATTCCCACGACTGGAGCTTCCAGCTGCCGGTGCTCGAAAGCCGCTACCGCGTCGTCGCCCCCGACCTGCGCGGGCATGGCCGCTCCGAAGTGATGCCGCAGGGCGCCTATACGCCCGACGACTACGCCAGCGACATCGAGGCACTGATCTCGACCCGCTATCCCGGCCAGACATTCATCGTCGCCGGGCACTCGATGGGCGGCCAGATCGCCGCCCGCCTGGCCGCGAAAAGGCCCGACCTGGTCAGCGCCGTCATCTCCGTCGACGGGGCACTGGGTTTTGACGGCGACGCGGCGAAGCTGTTCGACAAAGCCACGGAGACGCTGAGAACAACAGCAGATCCGGCCGCCACGGCGTCCGCACTGTTCAGGCTGGCCTATGATGCCACGACCGATCCGGCCCTGAAACGCTGGCATGCACGGCGCGCGCAGGGCACGCCGGCCCATGTCGTGCGCGAATCCTGGGCGCCACTGTTTACCGACGCCGGCCAGGTGGGCACCAGGGAGCCAAGCGCAGACTTCTGCAAGAGGCTGACCGTGCCTGTCTACCACCTGTGCCTCGATCCCGCGCAGGCCAAACGCATGCGGCCATGGTTCGGCAACGCCAAATCGAAAGTGGACGTATGGGCGAATGCCGGACACTGGATCATGCAGGACCGCAGGGATGACGTGAACGCCGCGCTGACCAGCTGGATCGATGCACTGTAACGGCATGGGGCGAGCTTCCATCGAAATCGCGGCAACGGGCGAACCGGTTGCCGAAAAGGCTTCCGGCAGTTTTTGTCAGGTTTCCGCGATTTCGGGTGATCCGGCGGCGCGCTCCCGACGTACCCCCTTTGCTTTGCGAGAACCGGGGCTTGCGAGGGGGATGGACATGCGCGCACTTGTCGTATCGACCTTGGCGTTGGCCATGGCTTGCGGAACGGCCACGGCCGACGGGATCGAGGGCAAATGGAAGCGAGGCGACGGCAACGCGCTGGTGCGCATAGCACCCTGCGGCGACAAAGTCTGTGCCACCAATCTGTGGATCGGCGACACCAGCAAGGGCGAGGCAGCCGGCGACCGGCTGGTGATGTCGCTGACGCCGGACGCGGCAGGCAGCTTCTCGGGCACGGCCTACGATGCCAAACGCAAGCTGAACTATTCGATCGTGCTGACGCCGCGAAAGGGTGGCCTGATCACCCGCGGCTGTTTCGTCGGCAAACTGATCTGCAAGGACGTGTCATGGACCGCGGCCAGATGACCTCATGACCGGCAGTCCCATCATCGTGCTATTCCGCAACGACCTGCGGATTTCGGACAACAAGGCGCTTGCCGCCGCCGCTGACACCGGCAGGCCGGTCATCCCGCTGTTCATCCTCGACGAAACGGGTGCGGATGCAAGGCCGGCGGGCGGCGCCAGCCGCTGGTGGCTGCATCACTCGCTGGCCGCGCTCGGCAAGGCGATCGAGACGCTCGGCAACCGGCTGCTGCTGCGGGCCGGCGCAACCGACAGCATCGTGGCGGACACCATCAAGGCGAGCGGCGCCGACACGATTTTCTGGAACCGCCGCTATCATCCGGCCGGAATGGCAGTCGACGCGGCGCTGAAGAGCCGCCTGCGCACCGACGCCCTGCAGGCGGAGAGCTTCGACGGTTTCCTGCTGCATGAACCGTCGCGCGTGGCCACGCAATCGGGCGATTTCTACAAGGTGTTCACGCCCTTCCACAAAAGGCTGCTGGCGGACGGCGAGCCGCGCGACCCGGTCGACGCGCCGAAGCATCTCGCCCGTTGCGGCACGACGCTGGCCTCCGAACCGCTCGACGCGCTCGGACTGCTGCCGACGCCGGACTGGGCTGGCGGGCTGGCCGAGCGCTGGCAGCCCGGCGAGGACGGCGCGCTGCAGCGGCTGGAGACGTTCCTGGACGAACGCCTGGCCAGCTACGCAGAAGGGCGCGACAGGCCAGCCGAAGACGCCACCTCCGGCCTGTCGCCGCATCTCGCGCATGGCGAGATCACACCGTTCCGGATCATGGCCGCGTTGCGGCGCAGACGGGGTCGCGGCGCCGAGAGCTTCGCCAGGGAACTGGCCTGGCGCGAATTCTGCTACCACCTGCTCTTTCATCGCCAGGCATTGCACCGCGAGAACTTCCGTCCGGAATTCGACGCCTTCACATGGCGCAGCACACCGGCGGCGCTGCAGGCCTGGCAGCGCGGACGGACCGGCTATCCGATCGTCGACGCCGGCATGCGCGAGCTGTGGCAGACCGGCTATATGCACAATCGCGTGCGCATGATCGCCGCCTCCTTCCTGATCAAGGACCTGCTGATCGACTGGCGCGACGGCGAGGCATGGTTCTGGGACACGCTGGTCGATGCCGATGCCGCCAACAACCCCGCCAGCTGGCAATGGGTGGCCGGGTCGGGCGCCGATGCCGCGCCCTATTTCCGCATCTTCAACCCCGTGCTGCAGGGCGAGAAATTCGACCCGCAGGGCGACTATGTGCGGCGCTGGGTGCCGGAACTGGTAAAACTGCCCGACCGCTTCGTCCACCGTCCCTGGGAGGCGCCGGCATCGGTGCTGCGCGACAGCGGCGTCGATCTCGGCGAGGATTATGCGCACCCGATCGTCGACCACGCGCAGGCAAGGGAGCGGGCGATGGCGGCCTATCGGGCGACGCGCGGCGATGACTGATCCAATCGCGCGGCCGGCGCGTATCTTCTGCACATGCGCCGATGTGCACCGAGGCAACGCCACAGCCGTCGGAAAATGCGCCAGCCACCGGGAGACGACGCCGTGACCTACATCGTTGCCTACATCGCCTCGCTGATCGTGTTCGGCGCACTCGACGCCATCTGGCTGACCACCATGACCAGCCGGATCTACCGGCCGGTGCTGGGCGATATCCTGCTGAGCGACTTGCGGATCGCGCCGGCCCTCGCCTTCTACCTGCTCTATCCCGTCGGCCTCGTCGTCTTCGCCGCCATGCCGGCGCTGCGCTCAGGATCGGCTGGAACCGCGCTTGCCCATGGCGCGCTGTTCGGCCTGATCGCCTACGCCACCTACGACCTCACCAACTATGCGACGCTGCGCAGCTGGACGTTGCAGATCACGCTGATCGACCTCGCCTATGGAACGGCCGTCGCGGGCCTGACCGCGCTGGCCGCCTACCAGGCGGCACGCTGGGTTGCGGGGTGAGGCTGTTCAACCGCGCGTCGGCGCCAGCCGGTAATGGCTGACACCCCAGGCCGTGCCGTCGGCATGGCCGAACAGGCCTGAGGTGGCGAGGAAGAACAGCCGCCAGCGACGATGCCAGAGGGCGGCTTCCCTGCCGTAGACCTCGCGCAGGATCGCGTCGATCTCGCCAGAGCGGGCATCGAAATTGGCGAGCCAGGCATCGGCCGTGTGGCGATAGTGCTCGCCGCTCCAGCGCCATTCCTGCTCCACGGTGAAGCTCTCGGGAAAAGCGCGCATCAGGCCATGGCTCGGCATGAGGCCGCCGGTGAAGAAGTACCTGGCGATCCAGTCGGCAGGGTTGTCGCTGTCGAAGCGATAGGGTGCAACCGCATGGCTGAAGACATGAACGAAGGCGCGCCCGTCCGGCACAAGCCAGCCCTTCATCCGCGCCAGCAGCAGCCGCCAGTTCGCCATATGCTCGAACATCTCGACCGAGACGATACGGTCGAACCTGCCGACAGTGGCAAAATCGTTCATGTCGGCGGTGACGACCGTCAGGTTGCCCAGGCCGCGCCTGGCAGCCTCGGCCTCGATGAAGGCGCGCTGCGAATGCGAATTGGACACGGAGGTGATGCGGGCATTCCTGAAGCGCTCGGCCATCCACAGCGACAGCGAACCCCAGCCGCAGCCGAGCTCGAGGATCGCCTGCCCGTCGCCAAGGCCGGCATGTTCGGCCGTGCGTCTCAGCGCCATTTCCTCGGCTTCGGCGAGCGTGGTTTCGGAAGAGGCAAACAGGCAGCACGAATATTTGCGGCGCGGCCCGAGGACCAGGCCGAAGAAGCGCTCGGGGAGCTCGTAGTGCTGCGCATTCGCATCGGCAGTGTGGATGGCGACGGGGTAGGCCGACATAGCATCGGCGAACTCGCGCTCGATGCCCTCCGCCGAGAGGCCGAGGCGACGGTCGGTGCGGGCGACCAGCAGGCCGATGGCGCTCCTCAGCACGGGATCCGGCCATGGAAACGCTTCGCCCAGTTGCACGGTGCGGTCGATCAGTCCCATGAAGTCACCCGTGTTTTCACGCCCGGAGGCAAGGGGAAGAAGGTGCTGATGCGCCGCTGATAGGCACGATAGGCGTCGCCGCGCGTGGCCAGCATGTGTTCTTCCAGCGGCGGCACGCCGGACACATAGGCGAGCAGCCAGTACATGCAGAGGGGAGCGGCGAGTGCCGCCCAACCCGATTGCCATGCCCCGATGGCCAGCAGCGGATAGGCAAGCCAGCCGAGCCATTCGAAGAAATAGTTGGGATGGCGCGACCAGCGCCACAGACCAACCTCGCAAACCTTCCTGTTGTGACTGTCTGGCCTGTTGTGACTGTCTGGGCCGCGATTGGCCGGATCGGCGGCGAAGCGGCGCAGTTGCGCGTCGGCCGTCGCCTCGCCGACGATCGCGATCGCCATGATCACGACCGCGAGCCAGTCCTGGAGGCGCAGCGTGGGCTCCGGATTGGCGGCGGCCAGCACCATGGCGAGGCCGAGCGGGATGCTGACCAGGGCCTGCTTCTGCAGCAGCAGGAACATCTGCTGCGGCGCATCCGCGCCCCAGCCCTCCAGCAGCCTGGCATAGCGCGGATCATCGGTGATGCCGCGCGTTCGCCGGGCGATGTGCAGGCCGAGCCGCAGCGCCCACAGGCAGGCGAACGCCGCGACCATGAAGCGGCGTGATGCCAGTGCGCCCGAACCGGTGGGTGGCAGGATGGCGCCGGCCAGCCCGACGAAGCCGACGCTGAAGGTCCACACCGTATCGACCCAGCCGGAATTCCTCGTCCGGCGCCACGCCAGCCAGGCCAGCGTCATGCTGGCGGCCAGCGCCAGTGCGACGATGATGAGTGTGGTCAGGAACATCGCGACGGTCATCGGCACGGCGCTCCGGAATGGGCCGGTGTGCAGGCGGGGGCTGCCGGCGTCTCAAACGTCTCGCCAGGGTTCTGCGGCGTTCCGGAATGGATCCCCGACACTCTTCGCTTCGCTACGAGGTCGAGGATGACGGGAATGAGGGCGCGCCGGCTCATCTTCGACGATTTCGATCCATCGCCCGCCATATCACCTCCCTCACAGCCGGATCAGCGGCTGCAGCAGGCGGCCGAGGCGGCTCTGCAGGCGGATGTTGCCCTGCAGGGCGACGATGCAGATGCAGGGCTCGCCTTCGCAGACGGTGGGCTTGTGCTCCATCGTCTCGTCGGCCTCGTCGAAGTCACCGGGTCCATAGCGGCCGAAGGCATGTTCGAAGGCGCCTTCCAGCACGCAGGTCCATTCGTAGCCGGCGTGCTTGTGATGCGGCAGCCTGGTACCGGGCGCGGCCTTCAGCATGAAGACCTTGATGCCGTCGACCTCTGGAACGGACACCGAGCGCTGGCGAACGCCCGGCCCGACCCAGCGCCAGGGACCCAGTTCATAGTCGTCGAGCGGGTCGGCCTGCGCGGTGTCGGCCGGCAGGATGCGTTCGTTCTCGATGAGGCGCAGCGCAACCTCCAGCGCATCGGCCTTCATCGCCACCGCCGGGGCCTGTTCCAGCAAGGCACCGCCAATGGCCTCGAAGCGCGCCACCTCTTCGCGGCAGGCCGGGCAGCGGGCAAGATGCATGGAGACGATCAGCGCGCGTGCCTGGTCGAGCGTACCGGCTGCATACAGGGCGAGCGTCTCTTCGCTCGGGTGATGGGTGATGTGGTCGTTCATTGCAGTTCACCAAGCCGGTCGCGCAGGCGCTGCAGGGCAAGCCTGATGCGCGACTTCACTGTGCCAAGCGGAATGCCGAGCAGTTCCGCGATCTCGGAATGCGCGAGCCCGTCGAAGAACGACAGCCGGATGACCCGGATCTGTTCTTCCGGCAGCGTCGCCATAGTCGAGCGGACAAGACCTTCACGCTCGGCGATCAGCAGATGCTGCTCGGGCTCATTCAGGTCTTCCTCGTCCGGCTCGTCCTGTTCCTCCAGCCAGACGGCGGCGCGACCCTCGCGCCGGATGATGTCGACGCTGACATTGCGGGCAATGGCATAGACCCAGGCCGATGCACTGGCGCGGGCGGGATCGAACTGACCCGCCTTGCGCCACAGCCTGAGCAGCGTTTCCTGGGCAAGATCTTCCGCCCGATCCGCGCTCGCGCCCCGGCGCATCATCATCGCCTTCACGCGCGGGGCGTAAAATTCGAACATCGCCGCGAAGGCCGCCCGGTCCTGGGTTGCCGCGATGCGCGTGATCAGCCGGGCTGGATCGAATTCCACCATCACATCGCAGTATAGGTCCAAGCGTGCTGCGGCTGGCAAGAGATCACCACAAAGCTGCTTCCTGTCGACTTTCCAACCGGATTACGCACGGCCGTGCGATTTGGATCACCCAAGCGCTTCCGCAAAAACAAAGAATTGGAGCGTTTCCGCGTTTCCGCGAAAAACGGAAACGCTGCAGCCGTGATCCGAATGCGCCCGCGACACGTATCTAGTTGCGACGGTCGCATCCTCGGCCGCCGCAGGCAGGGGTGGAGCATGCAGCAGGCAAGAAAACGCATCGCCGTGATCGGCGCGGGCATCTCCGGCCTTTCGGCGGCCTGGCTGCTGGGGCAAGAGCACGAGGTCGTGCTCTATGAACGTGAGAAGCGGCTCGGCGGCCATTCCAACACGGTGATGGTGGAAGGCGCGCCGGAGGCGGTGCCGGTCGATACCGGCTTCATCGTCTACAATGAAACGACCTATCCCAACCTGACGGCACTGTTTTCGCATCTCGGTGTGGCGACCAAGGCCTCTGACATGTCGTTTGCGGTGTCGCGCGACGCCGGCCGGCTGGAATATTCCGGCACTGGCCTCGGCGGCCTGTTCGCGCAGAAGCGCAATGTCGCCAACCCGCGCTTCTGGTCGATGCTGCGCGACCTGGTGCGCTTCTACCGCTCGGCCGCCGCCGATCTCGCCGACCTGCCGGCCTCGCACACGCTGGGCGACTATCTGCAGCGCGGCGGCTATGGCGCGGCGTTCCGCGACGACCACCTGCTGCCGATGGCAGGTGCGATCTGGTCGGCACCCTGCTCGGCCATCCTCGGCTATCCGGCCTGCGCCTTCATCTGCTTCTTCCACAATCACGGCCTGCTGATGCTGAACGGGCGGCCGCAATGGCGCACGGTGGACGGCGGCAGCATCGCCTATGTGCGCAAGCTGGCGGATGCGTTCAGCGGCAGCATCCGGCTGGGCGCCGACATTGCCGCGATCACCCGGCACGGCGACCATGTCACCATCGCCGAGCGACACGGCCACAGCGAGCGCTTCGACGCGGTGCTGATCGCCACCCATGCCGATCAGGCGCTCGCGCTGCTGGCCGACCCTTCGCCGGAAGAACGCGCCCTGCTTGGCGCCTTCCGCTACAGCCGCAACGAGGCGGTGCTGCACACCGACACCAGCGCCATGCCGCGCCGGCGCGCGGTGTGGTCGAGCTGGAACCATGTCGACGGCAGTGCCGGCGACGATGCCGCCAGCGTGACCTACTGGATGAACCGATTGCAGGGTTTCGAGACAGCACAACCAGTGCTGGTGACGCTGAACCCACGCCAGCCGCTGGACGAGGCGAGGGTGTTGCGCCGCGAGACCTATCATCACCCGGTGTTCGACCGCGCCGCGATCGAGGCGCAGAAGCGGCTGTGGACGTTGCAGGGTCAGCGCGGAACCTGGTTCTGCGGCGCGCATTTCGGCTCCGGCTTCCACGAGGACGGGCTGCAGTCGGGCCTGGCCGCCGCCGAGGCACTGGGCGGGGTGGCGCGGCCCTGGAGCGTGGCAGGACAATCGTCCCGCATCACGCTACCGGACAACTGGCCGGCGATGCAGCAACCACGGGAGATCGCGGCGTGAGCGGATCGCGGCTCTATTTCGGCACCGTGTCGCACCGCCGGCTGCGGCCGCGCCCGCACACGCTGCAATACCGGCTGTTCTGGATGCTGCTCGACCTCGACGAACTGGCCAGCCTGGCGGCGCGCAGCGCACTGTTCTCGCATAACCGCCGCAACCTGCTGAGCTTCCACGACAGCGACCATGGCGACGGCTCGGGCGCGCCGCTGCGCCCGCAGGTGGAGCGTATCCTCGCCGACCACCGCATCGCCTTCGACGGCGGCGCCATCCGCCTGTTCTGCATGCCGCGCGTGCTCGGCTACGGCTTCAACCCGATCAGCGTCTATTTCTGCCATCACCGGGACGGCGATCTCGCGGCGATCGTCTACGAGGTGCACAACACCTTCGGCGAGCGGCACAGCTATGTGTTCGACGCGCAGGACGGCAAGCAGCCCGGCGCGCATGGCTGCGACAAGCGCTTCCATGTCTCGCCATTCATGGACATGGGCATGCACTATGAATTCCGAACCCTTCTGCCGGCTGAGCGTTTCGCGCTGGCCATCCGCGGCGCCGACCAGGACGGCACGCTGATCCACGCTTCGCTGGCCGGCACCGCCGCGCCGTTCGACAGCGCCGGCCTGATGCGCGGGCTGCTGCTTTATCCGCTGCTGACGCTCAAGGTGATGGCGGCGATCCATTGGCACGCGCTGCGCCTGTGGCTGAAAGGCATCCGCATCCGCCACAAGCCGGAGCCGCCGCAGGAGCCGACGACGCCGGTGCAGGCGTCATGAGGGTCGACGCCATTTGCGTTTTGATCCGAACCGGGACTTGCCTCGCACAGGACAGGCGGGCGCGTTCGCCGCGATCCGGTGACAGGCTCGTCGTGAACCGACTTCACTCTCGGCTGACGGGCAGCAGCGCCTAGAGGTGAAGTCATATCCCATCCAGCCAGGCGATCCACGCGCCCAGATGACACGCAGACAGGCGAGGCCCTCGACGACCCGATGAGGCTCAGGCGAACATTTCGCGCCGGCGAGACTGATAGGACCCCGGCTGGAAGTGCTTGCCGACCCAGGAATCGTCTGTGCTGAGGAAGCGGTTGCTGTCGACGGCCGCCGCCGTGTTGCGGTTCGCCGCGCCACGATAGAGGAAGTGGCGGTAGAGCCGGTCGAATTCGGTCAGGTAGATGTCCGCGACGCGGCTGTCGCCGCGAACGAGCAGCATGTTCTCGTCATTGCTGGACAGCGACGGCGCCGAGAAATTGGCCGAGCCCGCAAACACCAGCGGGTCATCGCCGAGCGGATCGATAAGGATGAATTTCTGGTGCACGTAAAAGATGTTGCCGCGCGCCCTGTAGTGTTTCTCGACCAGCCAGTTTTCCAGATCCAGCGCGTTCTTGTCAGTGCGTTTCTTGCGGCCGAGCAGCGAGCCGATGGCAAACCAGATGTTGGGATCGACCGCGCGAAAACCGGGCACGACATTGTCTTCGTCTTTTTCCATCAGCACGAAACGCAGCTGATCCTGCGGCAGCAGCAGCTGTTCGTGCATGGTGTTGGTTGCCGGGTTCATGCCGAAGGCGGCCGTGAAGAACCATGGCTTTTTGCGCTCGACCGCGCGCTGGCCATACCATTTCAGCATTTTGGCGCCGACACGCGGGCTGAAGATGACGGTGGTGCCGAGCGGCAGGCTGGCGCCCGGGTTCGGCGAATGTTCGCTGGTCCATGCCTTGAAGTCGTCCGGCACAGGGTCCGTCGACAGCATCTCCCAATAGGCGAGGAAGCTGGCAGCGACAGTCTTGTCGCGCACCAGATGCCCGGTGTTGGCCTGGCCGATGAAGCCCGATTGCGAAAAATTGGTCGAACCGGTCCAGACCGATATTGCCTCGTCGTCACGGACCTTCACAATGAACTTGTTATGCGGGATGGAGGCGCGCTTCGTGCGCTCGATGAGTGTGCCCGGCATGAAATCGGCCCATGGCTCGGCAAGCGCTTCCTTGTTGGATGCCGTTGCCTCGGTGTCGACGACCACGCCTTTCTTTTTCATCGTGCCGGCTTCGTAGACGATCTTGACATCGACCCCGCGCTTCTGTGCCCCGCGCAGGAGCTCGATCACCGGCCTGTAGTGGAATTCGTAGGCGCCGACGCGCAGCAGATCGCCGGGCCGGGCGTCGTCGACAAAACGCCGCAAGGCTTCAAAAAGGCCGCGCGACAGCCAGGCGGTCTGCGGATGATCCGGATTGTCCGGCTCCGGCGGACGCAGCGTGGTGCCGAACCTGTTCATATAGGCCTGCGAGGCGATGGCGCCGCGATTGAAGTAGACGGCGTGATCGCCATCGTCCTCCTCTTCGGTTCGCACCTGCAGCTCGAGCGGATCGCCGAGCTTGCGGCCCGCGAAGGGCCCGTACATTGGATAGATCGTATAGGTGTAGCGCCGGCCCTCGTCGGCGATGTAGTCGCCCCAGAGGAAGCTCTGCATGGGGTGCAGATTGGTCGGGTAGACCTCTCCCTTCCTGGGGTCTGGTTCAACCGCTTCGAACACCTTCGAAGCCTTGAGCCAGATGCCGTCACCCGGCACGCCCGCCTCCGCCCGGTGAATGGCGAAGCCGAGCAGGTCCTTCCTGGCGGCGGGAGTGGCATCGAAACCGAACATCACGACATCGGTGCCAGCGATCACATGCACCGAAATGCCATTGCGGTTTGCCCTAGCACGCATCGCATCGTTCCCCCGACGTTGCACACGCTCTATTTCCTATATTGATACAACCACTTTATGACGCAAGTGATTCCGCATCTATTCTGCCAGATTGTCTTTCGGCAGAAGCTTAAGCGGCGGCATCATGCAGCAATACGGGACGAAGGTGAGCTCAGGGCTGCTTTAGACGCCGCCGGCCAAATTCTTCCGACGTGCAGGGTAGCAACCGCCCCCGCAAGGGACGGCTTTCGTGGTCAGGATGCCGGCCAGGGCGTGCCGCCATCCGGCTCGTGGTGTTCGGGCATCTGCTTCAGCTGGTCTTCGGTGAACGCGGTGACGGCATGAACCTCGCCGTCTTCGTCGCGCATCAGATCGAGCTGGCTGGCCCGCAGCGCCACCGGCTTGGTGCCGATGCCGAGGAAGCCGCCGACATCGACGATGACCTCGCTTTCGCGACCGGCGCCATGGACATGGGAGATGGCGCCGAGATTGGCATCGTCCAGGCCGTAGACCGTGACGCCGGCCAGGGTGGCGGAGTTGATTTCAGCCGCGGTGAGACGGACATGATTGGTGTGGTCCATGG
This genomic window contains:
- a CDS encoding ChrR family anti-sigma-E factor, translating into MNDHITHHPSEETLALYAAGTLDQARALIVSMHLARCPACREEVARFEAIGGALLEQAPAVAMKADALEVALRLIENERILPADTAQADPLDDYELGPWRWVGPGVRQRSVSVPEVDGIKVFMLKAAPGTRLPHHKHAGYEWTCVLEGAFEHAFGRYGPGDFDEADETMEHKPTVCEGEPCICIVALQGNIRLQSRLGRLLQPLIRL
- a CDS encoding sigma-70 family RNA polymerase sigma factor — translated: MVEFDPARLITRIAATQDRAAFAAMFEFYAPRVKAMMMRRGASADRAEDLAQETLLRLWRKAGQFDPARASASAWVYAIARNVSVDIIRREGRAAVWLEEQDEPDEEDLNEPEQHLLIAEREGLVRSTMATLPEEQIRVIRLSFFDGLAHSEIAELLGIPLGTVKSRIRLALQRLRDRLGELQ
- a CDS encoding FAD-dependent oxidoreductase, with protein sequence MQQARKRIAVIGAGISGLSAAWLLGQEHEVVLYEREKRLGGHSNTVMVEGAPEAVPVDTGFIVYNETTYPNLTALFSHLGVATKASDMSFAVSRDAGRLEYSGTGLGGLFAQKRNVANPRFWSMLRDLVRFYRSAAADLADLPASHTLGDYLQRGGYGAAFRDDHLLPMAGAIWSAPCSAILGYPACAFICFFHNHGLLMLNGRPQWRTVDGGSIAYVRKLADAFSGSIRLGADIAAITRHGDHVTIAERHGHSERFDAVLIATHADQALALLADPSPEERALLGAFRYSRNEAVLHTDTSAMPRRRAVWSSWNHVDGSAGDDAASVTYWMNRLQGFETAQPVLVTLNPRQPLDEARVLRRETYHHPVFDRAAIEAQKRLWTLQGQRGTWFCGAHFGSGFHEDGLQSGLAAAEALGGVARPWSVAGQSSRITLPDNWPAMQQPREIAA
- a CDS encoding DUF1365 domain-containing protein; protein product: MSGSRLYFGTVSHRRLRPRPHTLQYRLFWMLLDLDELASLAARSALFSHNRRNLLSFHDSDHGDGSGAPLRPQVERILADHRIAFDGGAIRLFCMPRVLGYGFNPISVYFCHHRDGDLAAIVYEVHNTFGERHSYVFDAQDGKQPGAHGCDKRFHVSPFMDMGMHYEFRTLLPAERFALAIRGADQDGTLIHASLAGTAAPFDSAGLMRGLLLYPLLTLKVMAAIHWHALRLWLKGIRIRHKPEPPQEPTTPVQAS
- a CDS encoding phospholipase D-like domain-containing protein yields the protein MRARANRNGISVHVIAGTDVVMFGFDATPAARKDLLGFAIHRAEAGVPGDGIWLKASKVFEAVEPDPRKGEVYPTNLHPMQSFLWGDYIADEGRRYTYTIYPMYGPFAGRKLGDPLELQVRTEEEDDGDHAVYFNRGAIASQAYMNRFGTTLRPPEPDNPDHPQTAWLSRGLFEALRRFVDDARPGDLLRVGAYEFHYRPVIELLRGAQKRGVDVKIVYEAGTMKKKGVVVDTEATASNKEALAEPWADFMPGTLIERTKRASIPHNKFIVKVRDDEAISVWTGSTNFSQSGFIGQANTGHLVRDKTVAASFLAYWEMLSTDPVPDDFKAWTSEHSPNPGASLPLGTTVIFSPRVGAKMLKWYGQRAVERKKPWFFTAAFGMNPATNTMHEQLLLPQDQLRFVLMEKDEDNVVPGFRAVDPNIWFAIGSLLGRKKRTDKNALDLENWLVEKHYRARGNIFYVHQKFILIDPLGDDPLVFAGSANFSAPSLSSNDENMLLVRGDSRVADIYLTEFDRLYRHFLYRGAANRNTAAAVDSNRFLSTDDSWVGKHFQPGSYQSRRREMFA
- a CDS encoding PRC-barrel domain-containing protein, whose amino-acid sequence is MDHTNHVRLTAAEINSATLAGVTVYGLDDANLGAISHVHGAGRESEVIVDVGGFLGIGTKPVALRASQLDLMRDEDGEVHAVTAFTEDQLKQMPEHHEPDGGTPWPAS